ACGCGAGGTCCGTCCCCGGCTTGATGGGCAGCCACTCGTCCGCGAAAGGTCCCGCGCTGCGCAGCGACGGGTCAACGATCACGCTCTTCAGGCCGCGCTCGCGCGCCGCCAGCAGTTGCTGGTTCCAGGTGAGCCAGCAGAACTTATTGCCGCCGGCGTTGGTGATGTTCCAGCCGATGGCCAGCATGTACTTGGTGTATTTGAAGTCCGGATTGGCGTTGGCGTGCGGGCCGATGGTGTATTCCGCGGCGCGGTAGCCCGCGTCAGAGCAGTAGGAGCCGTGGCCGACGTTGGTTGTCCCGACAGCGCCTCCAAACGCCCTGTCGTAGACCCCCTCCTGCTTGCTGCGCCCCTTCTGCCAGACAATGAGCTTGGAGTCCTTGGCCCGCACCTCCTTGATCTTGTTCCCCACGAGAGTGAGCGCCTCGTCCCAGGATGCCGGGCGGAACTGCCCCGGGACGCCCTTTTCGTTTGTGCGGATGAGCGGCGTCTTGACCCGGTTTGGGTCGTAGAGCGCCGTGATCTGGGCGACGCCCTTCGGGCAAAGCGTGCCCATGTTGCGCGGATGGATGGGGTTGCCCTCCAGCTTCACCACGCGCCCATTGATCTTATGGGCCAGCATGCCGCAGTCCTGCTTGCCGATCCAGCAGGTGGTGGGCACCCACTCGTCGGTGGCGGCCGCGGCGGCCTCGGAGCTCGCGGCGACCAGCGTCTCCAACTCTCCGTAAAGGAAACGACTGGCGATAACCGCGCCGCCCGCTACTGCACTGCCCTTGAGGAACGTTCTGCGTGTGACGTTCACAGCTAACCTCCAACGGTGACTTGGTCGTCGCTACCGGCCAAAGCGCCTCTCCGAACATGAGGGAGTAGTCCGCGGAAATCCAGTAGCATCGCTTTATGCTACGTGCCGTGGAACTTTGGTGCATCACTACTTGTTGTGATTTTTATCACTACTTTTCGCGATGGGGCCACCTTGCACATCCCCCGCCGAGTGATTATCAGGACAGGCTGGTCTGTGGGGGGGACGGGGGGAACTGGGCAGCGTCCGCCAGCGCTTTGTCCAGGCGGGAACGGAGTGTAATAATGGGGCATCGCAACCATGCGGGAAGGAGCGCCGGACACTAAAGAGGCGGGCTATTAAACCCAGACGAAAGGAAGGTGAATACCAGGACACCTGGGCTAAGAGACATCGTCCAAGTACCCCTTCTGCACGGCGTACTTCATCAGCTGCTGTCTGTTCTCAAGGCCAAGTTTCCGCATGATGTGTGCACGGTGGGTCTGCACCGTGTACACACTCAGATGGAGGGCCTCCGCGATCTCCTGATTGGTGAAGCCTTTGGCGATGAGCCGAAGCACCTCGCTCTCCCTGCCCGTGAGGCCATCGTCTCCCGCCTTGAGGGCTTTGTCCCGGAAACGGTGATATTCACTCACCACATGCCCGGCCATCTGCGGCGTCAGGTAGACACCACCTTGAAATACCGAACGGATGGCGCCGACCAGTTCCGCCGATGTCTCACCTTTGAGGATATAGCCGGACGCGCCTGCCGCCAGCATCTGGAAGAAGTACTCCGAGTTCTCATGCACTGTCAGCCCCAGCACGCGTGTGCCCAGGCCCATGGCGACGATGGCCCGCGTCGCCTCAATGCCATTCATCAGCGGCATGGTGACGTCCATCAGGACGATGTCGGGGCGGTGCTGCCGGACCATGTCAACGGCCTCTTGTCCGGTCTTTGCCTCCTCCACGACATTCAGGTCCGTCTGGGCTTCCAGCAGTGCGCGCAAGCCTTCACGCACCATGGCGTGGTCGTCAACCAGCAGCAGGCGTATCTTTTCTTCGCTCATGTCCATTATCCGAGTACAAGGGGATGCTAAAGGAGACTCTAGTGCCTCTCCCCGGCTCCGATGTCACCGATAGTTTTCCGCCCAGGAGCGTAGCCCGTTCCTCCATGCCCAGAAGTCCGAAGCTCGTCAGTCTGGAGCTGGAGGATGCGCCCTGCTTGACTTGCTGAAAGCCTTTGCCATCATCCGCGACTTCGCCGAAGAGCACACCATCTTCCACGCGCAGCGTAATCTTAGCCTGCTTTGCCTCGGCATATTTCGCCACGTTGACGACGGCCTCCTGGACGATGCGGAAGACCGCTGTGTCCATCGCGGGGGGTAACGTCCGCGGGACATTTGCCGCGGTTACGACCGCCTCGGTCCCCACGCGTCGAAGATGCGTCTCGGCGTAGGACCGGATTGCCGGGACCAGCCCTAGGTCATCCAGGACGGGAGGGCGCAGGTCTCCGACGAGCCGACGGGTCTCCGCCAGGGAACTCTCCGTGGCTTGCTTCGCCCGCTTGATCATCTGTCTGCCGCGCGCGTCCGCGTCCGGCACCATCGCTTCGACGGCCTCCAGGCTCAGCATCACCGACGTGAGCCGCTGCGCGAACTCGTCATGCAGCTCACGGGCTACGCGCTTCCTCTCCTCTTCCTGAGAAGAGATGACTTTCTCCATCAGCTCGCGCCGCATGGCCTCCTTGCGCTCCAATTCGCGCGCCATGAGGTTGAAGGCGCGTCCCAACTGTCCCACCTCGTCTTCTCCCGGCGAGGTTATCCGTTGGGATAAGTCGCCCTGGGCGACGGAGTGGACGCCGGCAAGCAGTCGGCTCAGGGGGCGGGTCAAGTAGTAGCTCAGCATGTAGGACACTGCGAGGGTGAGCGCCACGACCACAACGACGAGGCCTACCAGATTCCTGGTGTTCCGCGCTACAGCGGCGTCCAGACTTTGGGCCGACATGCCTATCCTGACCGCGCCAGCCTTCCCGCCGAAGACGGGAACGGCTATGTCCCGGATGGGTCCCTCCTCCGTATCCAGATAGCGCAGTTGCACCTGTTCGCCCGGGAGGAGCACATTGGCTTCCAGCAAACCACGGGGGACACCCCTTCCGAATGTGTTCGCACGGACCTCGGAGGATGAGCTCAAGATAAGGACATACCGTACGTCAGCGTTGTTGATTTTCGTGCGGTTCACCACGTCGTAGAGCCCGACAAGGTCGCCCGTAAGCAGGAGGTCCGTGCTGTTGGCCGCCAGGTCCTTCGCTATGGCCTCCCCGCGCGTCTCAAGCTCATTCCCCAGGATGCGTCGCATGTCGTTCCGGGCATAGAATACCGCGATGATTC
This genomic window from Dehalococcoidia bacterium contains:
- a CDS encoding response regulator transcription factor; its protein translation is MSEEKIRLLLVDDHAMVREGLRALLEAQTDLNVVEEAKTGQEAVDMVRQHRPDIVLMDVTMPLMNGIEATRAIVAMGLGTRVLGLTVHENSEYFFQMLAAGASGYILKGETSAELVGAIRSVFQGGVYLTPQMAGHVVSEYHRFRDKALKAGDDGLTGRESEVLRLIAKGFTNQEIAEALHLSVYTVQTHRAHIMRKLGLENRQQLMKYAVQKGYLDDVS
- a CDS encoding histidine kinase, which produces MKIPSVSFRAKVVFLLAAVVFLLGIIAVFYARNDMRRILGNELETRGEAIAKDLAANSTDLLLTGDLVGLYDVVNRTKINNADVRYVLILSSSSEVRANTFGRGVPRGLLEANVLLPGEQVQLRYLDTEEGPIRDIAVPVFGGKAGAVRIGMSAQSLDAAVARNTRNLVGLVVVVVALTLAVSYMLSYYLTRPLSRLLAGVHSVAQGDLSQRITSPGEDEVGQLGRAFNLMARELERKEAMRRELMEKVISSQEEERKRVARELHDEFAQRLTSVMLSLEAVEAMVPDADARGRQMIKRAKQATESSLAETRRLVGDLRPPVLDDLGLVPAIRSYAETHLRRVGTEAVVTAANVPRTLPPAMDTAVFRIVQEAVVNVAKYAEAKQAKITLRVEDGVLFGEVADDGKGFQQVKQGASSSSRLTSFGLLGMEERATLLGGKLSVTSEPGRGTRVSFSIPLYSDNGHERRKDTPAAG